The Marinilongibacter aquaticus genome has a window encoding:
- the csx27 gene encoding type VI-B CRISPR accessory protein Csx27: MDKLSLYEFLSFFLPGTLFCFFVYQILPESCFIFSSIENTGDALIFFALALFTGLALHRISFLLLHKSWYKQLIYTPVGDMLNNAPKGVFLDEAKEWIAHENAEAEKLFDEAYYRLELENKIDSAKAFQSTYFFLRNTFTGLVLLCLPFTVSFAKTHSIQVGLLILLSSLVLAYLIRNMALFYRGKMIERLFGIYRQLKNEQRNAP; the protein is encoded by the coding sequence GTGGATAAATTATCTCTATACGAATTCCTTTCCTTTTTTCTGCCGGGCACGCTGTTCTGCTTTTTTGTGTATCAGATTTTACCGGAAAGCTGCTTCATTTTCAGCAGTATTGAAAACACGGGCGACGCCCTTATTTTCTTTGCCCTTGCTCTTTTTACAGGATTGGCCCTGCACAGAATCAGTTTCTTGCTTTTGCACAAATCGTGGTACAAACAACTGATATATACGCCCGTGGGCGACATGCTGAACAATGCCCCAAAAGGGGTCTTCTTGGATGAGGCAAAAGAATGGATAGCACACGAGAATGCTGAGGCTGAAAAACTGTTTGATGAAGCCTACTATCGGTTGGAGCTGGAAAACAAAATAGACAGTGCCAAGGCGTTTCAGAGCACGTATTTCTTTCTTCGCAATACCTTTACAGGCCTTGTACTCCTATGCCTGCCTTTTACTGTTTCCTTTGCGAAAACACACAGTATCCAAGTGGGCCTATTGATTTTACTTTCAAGCCTTGTGCTGGCTTACCTTATCCGAAATATGGCTCTCTTTTACAGGGGCAAAATGATTGAACGATTGTTCGGGATATACAGACAATTGAAAAATGAACAGAGAAATGCTCCTTGA
- a CDS encoding TIGR01777 family oxidoreductase — translation MQYLITGGSGMIGRRLIAHLLESGHKVRVLSRSAQQISGVDCFQWDIEKGEIQAGALEAVDCVIHLAGAGIVDKSWTEKRKKEIIDSRVKPLAFLAKAFQKEGLSPKTLVSASGVGYYGFDSGDDLQTEIHEPGTDYIADVVLQWEAAAANFGETLNCRVAKLRIGIVLSASGGALGKMDLPVKMGAGSPLGSGEQWMSWIHIDDLCRLFLMASLNKNFDGRFNAVSPNAEKNNHFMQVLAKVLDRPFWMPNVPESALKLMMGERAQLVLGGNKVSAAKVLANGFNFQFESLEPALRDIYKK, via the coding sequence ATGCAATATCTAATTACTGGAGGTTCGGGGATGATTGGCCGAAGACTGATTGCCCATTTGCTGGAAAGTGGCCACAAAGTACGGGTGCTTTCACGCTCGGCCCAGCAAATTTCGGGTGTCGATTGTTTTCAATGGGATATCGAAAAGGGCGAGATTCAGGCTGGAGCTTTGGAAGCCGTGGATTGTGTGATTCATTTGGCTGGAGCGGGTATTGTAGACAAGTCGTGGACCGAAAAGCGAAAGAAGGAAATTATTGATTCGCGGGTGAAACCCTTGGCTTTTTTGGCCAAGGCCTTTCAGAAGGAAGGGCTTTCGCCCAAAACTCTGGTGTCGGCTTCGGGTGTGGGTTATTATGGTTTTGATTCGGGCGATGACTTGCAAACCGAAATTCATGAACCCGGTACAGATTATATCGCGGATGTGGTGCTGCAATGGGAAGCGGCCGCGGCAAATTTTGGAGAAACATTGAACTGCCGTGTGGCCAAATTGCGAATTGGCATTGTGCTTTCAGCTTCTGGTGGAGCCTTGGGTAAAATGGATTTACCGGTGAAAATGGGGGCGGGATCGCCGCTTGGCTCGGGAGAGCAATGGATGTCTTGGATTCATATCGACGACCTGTGCCGCTTATTCCTGATGGCCAGTTTGAATAAGAATTTCGATGGCCGTTTCAATGCAGTTTCGCCCAATGCCGAGAAGAATAATCATTTTATGCAGGTTTTGGCCAAAGTGCTGGATCGCCCCTTTTGGATGCCCAATGTGCCCGAATCGGCCCTTAAGCTGATGATGGGAGAAAGGGCTCAGTTGGTTTTGGGAGGAAACAAGGTGTCTGCAGCCAAAGTGTTGGCCAATGGCTTCAATTTCCAATTCGAAAGTTTGGAGCCCGCTTTACGAGATATTTACAAAAAATAA
- a CDS encoding sulfatase family protein, translating to MKRRLTLLVFLILAHALQAQQKPNILYIMADDHTAQAWGLYGGILAPYVKNENISRIRERGALLKNVFCTNSICVPSRAAIISGQYSHRNGVYDLGDSFSPDSNNVAKELKTAGYTTAIVGKWHLKKEPTGFDYYMVLPGQGRYHDPILKTKDNWQDANAGGKPYAGFSSDVIREQSIEWLEQRDKSKPFMLMTHFKSTHEPFDYPERYKDYLEDVTIPEPDNLYDEGKETTGRSHDGWSLDILAKRFVNNHNGHYPGGAMDTTGLSQMEIRQKTYQRFVKSFLRSGAAVDENIGKLLDYLEAHDLLENTIVIYTADQGYFMGEHSFFDKRFIYEQSARMPFVISYPKEIPAGSTNEDLLLNVDFAPTLMDYAGLAKNPEMQGQSFRNNLKGSKSENHRKSIYYRYWESEPLRPAHLGIRTDRYKLVLFYGQKRKTNTRDKMDYPPAWELYDLKNDPGENHNVYGEASYKKVVKKLKKELAKLKKQYGDSDEEHPIIQEILKENW from the coding sequence ATGAAAAGACGCTTAACCCTTCTGGTTTTTCTGATTTTGGCCCATGCTCTTCAGGCCCAACAAAAACCCAACATTTTGTACATCATGGCCGATGACCACACGGCCCAAGCTTGGGGATTGTACGGCGGTATTTTGGCCCCCTATGTGAAAAACGAAAACATTTCTCGTATACGCGAGCGTGGTGCTCTTTTGAAAAATGTGTTTTGTACCAACTCCATTTGTGTGCCCAGCCGTGCAGCGATTATCAGTGGACAGTACAGCCACCGAAATGGTGTGTACGACTTGGGCGATTCGTTTTCGCCAGATAGCAACAATGTGGCCAAAGAACTAAAAACAGCGGGCTATACTACGGCGATTGTAGGGAAATGGCACCTGAAAAAAGAACCGACGGGTTTCGATTACTACATGGTTTTGCCCGGACAAGGAAGATACCACGACCCGATTTTGAAAACCAAAGACAATTGGCAAGATGCAAATGCTGGCGGTAAACCATATGCAGGTTTTTCGTCTGATGTGATTCGCGAGCAATCGATCGAATGGCTGGAACAACGCGATAAATCGAAGCCTTTCATGCTCATGACCCACTTTAAGTCTACGCACGAGCCTTTCGATTATCCCGAAAGGTACAAAGACTATTTGGAAGACGTGACGATTCCCGAACCCGATAACTTATACGATGAGGGCAAAGAAACCACGGGTCGGTCGCATGACGGCTGGTCTTTGGATATCTTGGCCAAGCGTTTCGTGAATAACCACAACGGGCATTACCCTGGCGGTGCCATGGATACCACCGGTTTGAGCCAAATGGAGATCAGGCAGAAAACCTACCAGAGGTTTGTCAAGAGCTTTTTGCGTTCGGGAGCTGCGGTGGATGAAAACATTGGAAAGCTGCTCGATTATTTGGAAGCCCATGATTTGTTGGAAAATACGATCGTGATCTATACGGCGGATCAGGGCTATTTTATGGGAGAACACAGTTTCTTCGATAAGCGGTTTATCTATGAACAGTCCGCCCGCATGCCTTTCGTGATTTCCTATCCGAAAGAAATTCCGGCAGGCTCGACAAACGAAGACTTGTTGTTGAACGTAGATTTCGCCCCTACTTTGATGGATTATGCCGGATTGGCCAAAAATCCGGAAATGCAAGGCCAGAGTTTCAGGAACAACCTGAAAGGAAGCAAAAGCGAAAACCACAGAAAGAGTATTTATTACCGCTATTGGGAAAGTGAACCTTTGCGTCCGGCCCATTTGGGCATACGCACCGACCGCTACAAATTGGTTCTTTTTTATGGACAAAAAAGGAAAACAAACACACGCGACAAAATGGATTATCCGCCCGCATGGGAGCTTTACGATCTTAAAAATGATCCGGGCGAAAACCACAACGTGTACGGCGAGGCGAGCTATAAAAAAGTGGTGAAGAAATTGAAAAAAGAATTGGCCAAACTGAAAAAACAGTACGGCGACAGCGACGAAGAGCATCCGATAATTCAAGAAATCTTGAAAGAGAATTGGTAA
- the panD gene encoding aspartate 1-decarboxylase, with amino-acid sequence MLINVFKSKIHRVKVTQAELNYVGSVTIDEDLLDAAGIKENERVQIVNNHNGERLETYAIKGKRGSGIICLNGAAARKAQPGDVVIIISYAWMTPEEASTHKPVVVFPDENNQIIK; translated from the coding sequence ATGTTGATCAATGTTTTCAAGTCTAAGATCCACCGTGTGAAAGTAACACAGGCCGAACTGAACTATGTAGGCAGTGTGACCATCGATGAAGATTTGCTCGATGCCGCGGGAATCAAAGAAAATGAGAGAGTACAGATCGTGAACAACCACAATGGGGAACGTCTGGAAACCTACGCCATCAAAGGCAAAAGAGGATCGGGCATTATTTGCCTGAACGGAGCTGCTGCACGAAAAGCCCAACCCGGCGACGTGGTCATCATTATCTCTTATGCTTGGATGACCCCTGAAGAAGCGAGCACACACAAACCTGTCGTTGTTTTTCCCGACGAAAACAATCAGATCATTAAATAA
- a CDS encoding M16 family metallopeptidase, with translation MKKLLRLRMAFATAALAAGALSFQAKAQDLPAPVKGASVEGITEYTLDNGMKVLLFPDQTQQTVTVNITYMVGSRHEGYGETGMAHLLEHMVFKGSPKHKDIPKELSDHGARPNGTTWLDRTNYFETFNATEENLKWALDLESDRMVNSFIKKEDLESEFTVVRNEFEMGENNPNSVLMDRIISAGYLWHNYGNSTIGSREDIERVPIDKLQAFYHKYYQPDNAILIVAGKIDPEKTLTLVNEYFGGIPKPERELAPTYTREPAQDTEREVVLQRVGDVQFLGAMYHVPPGTHKDYPAMDVLTDVMASEPSGPLYKALVDGKLASAQFGFVRALKEPGYAYFGAVVAKDKSLDSAKTVFLATLDSAQTRTFTEEEVNRAKSQTAKYFDQVSRNSEAFAKLLSEFIAMGDWRTFFLFRDGVEKVTPEDVSRVAKYYFKPTNRTVGEFIPTSTPDRVHVPEAPDVAELVKDYKGREEISQGEVFEASPDNIENRTHKGELKNGLKYAFLSKGTRGETVNGQLTLHIGTKESLSNLGVVDNMTAQMLMMGSESFSRQEIKDKLNALKSSVSINGGGSVVNVNINSTRKSLPEVLAIVEDVLKNPTFDENELQNLKEEERAGLESQQSEPMALAGRLYSKTMSPYPKGDVRYVPSISEQLEFLSAVKVEDLKAFHKKMYGASHAEFSLVGDFDENEVKKDIESRFGNWKNPSAYKRMADDFVVNPVKSEKIETPDKANALFLSGINLKINDENKDYPSLMVGNYLLGGGFLNSRLAVRIRQKEGISYGVGSQVSVPSLDEDGRFTTYAIYAPENSEKLVSAFLEEINRVRNEGFTQEELDKAKEGILQGRQVHWSKDNELVGELNDNLFIGRTMKYADDFNKKLESLTLDEVNNTFRKYIEPSKLTIIQAGDFSKKFSDNTTSEEKPASGSVSGAE, from the coding sequence ATGAAAAAATTATTACGACTGCGAATGGCCTTTGCTACTGCGGCTTTGGCTGCAGGTGCATTGTCTTTCCAAGCGAAAGCCCAGGATCTCCCGGCCCCGGTAAAGGGTGCCAGCGTGGAAGGCATCACAGAATATACGCTGGACAACGGCATGAAAGTGCTCTTGTTTCCCGACCAAACGCAGCAAACCGTAACCGTGAACATCACTTACATGGTGGGTAGCCGACACGAAGGCTACGGCGAAACAGGCATGGCCCACTTGCTGGAACACATGGTCTTCAAAGGTTCGCCAAAGCACAAGGACATCCCCAAAGAACTTTCTGACCACGGGGCAAGGCCCAACGGCACCACTTGGCTCGACCGAACCAATTATTTCGAAACTTTCAACGCCACGGAAGAAAACCTGAAATGGGCCCTTGATCTCGAGTCTGATCGCATGGTGAATTCTTTCATCAAAAAAGAGGATCTTGAATCGGAGTTCACCGTGGTTCGCAATGAATTTGAGATGGGCGAAAACAACCCGAATAGTGTTTTGATGGACCGCATCATTTCGGCCGGATACCTTTGGCACAATTACGGCAACAGCACCATCGGCTCTCGCGAAGACATCGAGCGTGTGCCCATCGACAAGCTGCAAGCTTTTTATCATAAATATTATCAGCCCGACAATGCCATTTTGATCGTGGCAGGAAAAATCGATCCCGAAAAAACCTTGACATTGGTAAATGAGTACTTTGGTGGCATTCCAAAACCAGAGCGTGAGCTTGCTCCAACCTATACACGTGAACCTGCACAAGATACCGAACGCGAGGTGGTTTTACAACGCGTGGGCGATGTGCAATTTCTGGGAGCCATGTACCATGTTCCGCCGGGCACGCACAAGGATTACCCAGCCATGGATGTGCTCACGGATGTAATGGCCAGCGAACCTTCTGGCCCTTTGTACAAAGCTTTGGTAGACGGCAAACTGGCCTCGGCACAATTTGGTTTTGTGCGGGCTTTGAAAGAGCCAGGCTATGCCTACTTCGGTGCTGTAGTCGCCAAGGATAAAAGCTTGGATTCGGCGAAAACCGTATTTCTGGCTACGCTAGACAGTGCCCAAACACGCACTTTCACAGAAGAAGAAGTAAACCGTGCCAAATCGCAAACAGCCAAGTATTTCGATCAGGTTTCACGCAATTCTGAGGCTTTCGCCAAACTATTGAGCGAATTCATTGCCATGGGCGACTGGCGTACCTTCTTCCTTTTCCGCGACGGCGTTGAAAAGGTTACACCCGAAGATGTATCGCGGGTAGCCAAGTATTATTTCAAACCTACAAACCGTACTGTTGGTGAATTTATCCCCACCAGCACACCCGATCGCGTACATGTACCCGAGGCACCCGATGTGGCCGAATTGGTAAAAGATTACAAAGGCCGTGAAGAAATCAGTCAAGGCGAAGTGTTCGAAGCCTCGCCCGACAATATCGAAAACAGAACCCACAAAGGTGAATTGAAAAACGGCTTGAAATACGCATTCTTGTCTAAAGGCACGCGTGGTGAAACCGTAAATGGACAATTGACCCTGCATATAGGCACCAAAGAAAGCTTGAGCAATTTGGGTGTAGTCGACAACATGACGGCCCAAATGCTGATGATGGGTTCAGAAAGCTTCAGTCGTCAGGAAATCAAGGACAAACTGAATGCTTTGAAAAGCTCTGTATCGATCAACGGTGGAGGCAGTGTGGTCAATGTCAACATCAACTCCACACGCAAAAGCCTGCCCGAAGTTTTGGCTATTGTGGAAGACGTCTTGAAAAACCCCACTTTCGATGAGAATGAATTGCAAAACCTGAAAGAAGAGGAAAGAGCCGGTTTGGAATCGCAACAAAGCGAACCGATGGCATTGGCCGGACGCCTGTATTCGAAAACCATGAGCCCCTACCCTAAAGGAGACGTTCGCTATGTGCCCAGCATCTCCGAACAGCTGGAGTTTCTTTCTGCGGTGAAAGTAGAAGACTTGAAGGCTTTCCATAAAAAAATGTACGGAGCCTCACATGCCGAATTCTCATTGGTAGGCGATTTTGATGAAAACGAAGTCAAAAAAGACATCGAAAGCCGATTTGGCAATTGGAAAAACCCAAGTGCATACAAACGCATGGCCGACGACTTTGTGGTCAATCCGGTAAAATCGGAAAAAATTGAAACGCCAGATAAAGCCAATGCTCTTTTCCTTTCGGGAATAAACCTCAAAATCAACGACGAAAACAAAGATTATCCTTCTCTTATGGTGGGCAATTATCTGCTGGGCGGTGGCTTTTTGAACAGCCGATTGGCCGTGCGTATCCGTCAGAAAGAGGGTATAAGCTACGGCGTGGGTAGCCAAGTCTCCGTGCCTTCGTTGGATGAAGACGGTCGATTCACTACTTATGCGATCTACGCACCAGAAAATAGCGAGAAATTGGTTTCGGCATTCTTGGAAGAAATCAACCGCGTACGAAACGAAGGTTTCACGCAAGAAGAACTCGATAAGGCCAAAGAAGGTATTCTTCAGGGGCGTCAGGTGCATTGGTCGAAAGACAATGAATTGGTGGGCGAACTGAATGACAATCTTTTCATTGGACGGACCATGAAATATGCCGACGATTTCAACAAAAAATTGGAAAGCTTGACCTTGGATGAGGTAAACAATACATTCAGAAAGTATATCGAACCTTCGAAATTGACAATTATTCAAGCGGGCGATTTCAGTAAGAAGTTTTCAGACAACACCACATCGGAAGAAAAACCCGCAAGTGGAAGCGTGTCTGGAGCTGAATAA
- a CDS encoding sulfatase family protein: MKLKWIGMALILTSVTVLLSFNVKKKRAGKPNVIVVYFDDMGYGDVDINGATGYRTPNMDQMASEGMFFSHFYSPQAVCTASRAGLLTGCYPNRIGFSGAIDHRAKIGLNEEEETIANLLKDQGYATAAYGKWHLGHLPQFLPTNHGFDEYFGIPYSNDMWPNHPTSKNYYPPLPLIENTKTIATNPDQNMFTTWFTEKTVGFIKKHQDEPFFVYLAHPMPHVPIHVSDKFRGKSGQGLYGDVIMELDWSIGEIRKTLKELDLDENTLMIVTSDNGPWINYGNHAGSTGGLREGKGTTFEGGQRVPCLMAWNGTIPAGKICNNLSSAIDVLPTIVEATGAKMPKHKIDGVSLGELLKGNFAANPRKEFYYYYRKNNLEAVRVGNYKLVFPHKGRSYVGFAPGKDGMPGGANEWTTVEEAMYDLRRDQGERYDIRLDAPEIEEELLKAAEKARYELGDALTGVEGHETRPIGRAE; this comes from the coding sequence ATGAAACTCAAATGGATTGGAATGGCATTGATTCTGACCAGCGTCACCGTATTGCTGTCGTTCAATGTGAAAAAGAAACGGGCCGGTAAGCCCAACGTGATCGTCGTGTATTTCGATGACATGGGCTACGGCGATGTGGACATCAACGGGGCCACAGGTTACCGCACACCGAATATGGATCAAATGGCCTCCGAGGGCATGTTCTTCTCGCATTTCTACTCGCCTCAAGCGGTGTGTACGGCGTCTAGGGCAGGTTTGCTCACGGGTTGTTACCCCAACCGCATCGGCTTTTCGGGAGCGATCGACCACAGAGCAAAAATCGGTTTGAATGAAGAAGAAGAAACCATTGCGAATTTGCTGAAAGACCAAGGGTATGCCACAGCTGCCTACGGAAAATGGCATTTGGGGCATTTGCCGCAGTTTCTGCCTACAAACCACGGTTTCGATGAATATTTCGGTATCCCGTATTCCAACGATATGTGGCCCAATCACCCGACATCGAAAAATTATTACCCGCCGCTTCCTTTGATCGAAAACACCAAAACCATTGCGACCAATCCCGATCAGAATATGTTCACCACTTGGTTTACCGAAAAAACGGTGGGCTTTATCAAAAAGCACCAAGACGAACCCTTCTTCGTGTATTTGGCTCATCCCATGCCGCACGTACCCATTCACGTATCGGATAAATTCAGAGGCAAATCTGGCCAAGGCTTGTATGGCGACGTGATCATGGAATTGGATTGGAGCATCGGTGAAATCCGCAAGACCTTGAAAGAACTTGATTTGGATGAAAATACATTGATGATTGTGACCTCGGACAACGGGCCGTGGATCAATTACGGAAACCACGCCGGTAGCACAGGTGGCTTGCGTGAAGGCAAAGGCACGACATTTGAAGGGGGCCAAAGAGTACCTTGTTTGATGGCTTGGAATGGCACCATTCCTGCGGGAAAAATTTGCAACAATTTAAGTTCGGCAATCGACGTCTTGCCTACGATTGTAGAAGCGACGGGAGCCAAAATGCCGAAGCATAAAATCGACGGCGTAAGTTTGGGCGAATTGCTGAAAGGTAATTTTGCGGCCAATCCTAGAAAGGAGTTTTACTATTATTACCGCAAAAACAATTTGGAAGCCGTACGTGTGGGCAATTACAAATTGGTGTTCCCACACAAAGGGCGTTCATACGTAGGTTTTGCACCGGGTAAGGACGGTATGCCGGGTGGAGCCAACGAGTGGACAACCGTAGAAGAAGCCATGTACGATTTGCGTCGTGATCAGGGTGAACGTTACGATATCCGTTTGGATGCCCCTGAAATCGAAGAGGAATTGTTGAAAGCCGCCGAAAAGGCTCGCTATGAATTGGGCGATGCCCTTACAGGTGTGGAAGGCCACGAAACCAGACCGATTGGCCGAGCAGAATAA
- the cas13b gene encoding type VI-B CRISPR-associated RNA-guided ribonuclease Cas13b has product MESNHLFEPNKRELDTSPQFFGIYLNAAIHNIFLIGNHLAEKLGFPQLNEDEDISKEKNFFLLDREKVLSKGNHLVSILGNHMPFSQFFSWDKLPKNEKENTPNFGIDIEALPQTLKKVFPDLQNLRHEHAHYTTKNEAFQDGPSRNYGISPETVEFLQKNYKRAIEITKERFAASFEEEDFLIAEDYHGNARIANSNTLTQKGLTFFICLFLNAQDSTNFINKLTGFKNTSEPRYLATRQVFRTLCLKLPHEKFISDNPEQAFQLDALKYLSNCPSILFKVLTTEKRKLFKPNLSEQARRYIQANSLADNTIEDYNAFLEWVEELTARKRTGQRFNFYALQYLDELSEFRPNFQLNLGKLVVHKYEKTIAGISQERSWIEDCKVFGKRRDFLYKEPKEVLTEMGYDDTIDFKSYAPHYHDKNNKITLQMPDTNKQCHLSGNVLSKLALLASLNCPKAYGLINQFLVNNSEKVLNLSIIEEIKNTLPNFPRKKRMIFSEKIKPSVNKENLSRKIEIVTQKLTRNNWRPRAKRNLQEQKNQLVYTQYIAEIESRKCKLNTHLKDYGLDCTQIPQKIVDYWLNIDNVSENVRFAAKIKAERADCKKRLKDLENKKGPKTGEMATFLAKDIINLIVEKNTKARVTSVYYDIIQECLAYYAVRDKKERFLAVIGELDILSKPHGHPFLASLNIPSIRNTHEFYEKYLEYKKTEWLELFYNEGQGANAKTQILRQSVDSLPYSYREKSSSDLESWLKHYTSGKEEKDKAKIPELPVNLFDAALREELEKKLEKPKPNLPIPKLVELLCEGKQSFYSYPRQYKVYGEQVSITIDPNNTFKQQYETACKKAFSTKKQENPRTREADIELVFKKSIQGNEKLIRYEAFKDQVLCIMLRNQFPEAFETLNLSAFDPEADQKPLDRTQTLKEKIRLKIRYNEEGNYIPKNQQKNIEKTVILNNCKLKDFGKLRKIRHDRRLPELLQYYDADEIDMDNLSRELQEYTENQALIMDKVFALEEAVLRKAKEENTLHSLLATGNHNQVQHKPYIDWLKQRVPCEHYEFLNKMRNKFSHNQFPNKSLAAQTIPMLSHTHICRQLYEKYESVVDEILNKLQNRG; this is encoded by the coding sequence ATGGAATCAAACCACCTCTTCGAACCAAATAAACGTGAATTGGATACCAGTCCACAATTTTTTGGCATTTATCTCAATGCAGCTATTCACAACATCTTTCTGATCGGAAACCATTTGGCCGAAAAACTGGGTTTCCCTCAGCTAAATGAAGATGAAGACATTTCCAAAGAAAAAAATTTTTTTCTTCTGGACCGAGAAAAAGTGCTGTCCAAAGGGAATCACCTTGTATCTATATTGGGCAACCATATGCCCTTCAGCCAATTTTTCAGTTGGGATAAACTACCCAAAAATGAAAAAGAGAATACACCCAACTTCGGTATCGATATCGAAGCACTCCCGCAAACCTTAAAAAAAGTATTTCCTGATCTTCAAAATTTAAGACACGAACATGCCCATTACACCACTAAAAATGAAGCCTTTCAGGACGGACCCAGTCGAAATTATGGCATCAGTCCTGAAACCGTGGAATTCTTGCAGAAAAATTACAAACGAGCCATTGAAATTACCAAAGAAAGGTTCGCAGCTTCCTTTGAAGAAGAGGATTTCCTGATTGCCGAGGATTACCACGGCAATGCACGAATCGCCAACAGCAATACCCTTACGCAAAAAGGCCTAACATTTTTCATTTGCCTTTTTTTGAATGCACAAGACTCTACAAATTTCATCAATAAATTAACTGGTTTTAAGAATACCAGCGAGCCCCGTTACTTGGCCACACGACAAGTTTTCCGTACACTTTGTCTGAAATTGCCACACGAAAAGTTTATCAGCGACAATCCAGAACAAGCCTTTCAACTGGACGCCCTCAAATATTTGAGCAACTGCCCTTCAATACTTTTCAAGGTGCTCACAACTGAAAAACGCAAATTGTTCAAGCCAAACTTAAGCGAACAAGCCCGACGATACATTCAAGCAAACAGCCTTGCTGATAATACAATTGAAGATTACAATGCCTTTTTAGAATGGGTAGAAGAGCTTACCGCGAGGAAAAGGACAGGCCAGCGGTTCAACTTTTATGCTCTTCAATACCTGGACGAACTTTCCGAATTCCGCCCCAACTTTCAATTAAATCTGGGCAAGTTGGTCGTCCATAAATACGAAAAAACGATTGCAGGCATTTCCCAAGAAAGGTCTTGGATTGAAGACTGTAAAGTCTTTGGAAAAAGAAGGGATTTCCTTTACAAAGAACCTAAAGAAGTATTGACAGAAATGGGTTACGACGACACAATCGATTTTAAGTCTTATGCTCCGCATTATCATGACAAAAACAACAAAATCACACTGCAAATGCCCGACACGAATAAGCAATGCCATTTGAGTGGAAACGTACTGTCCAAACTGGCTCTTCTAGCTTCTTTAAACTGTCCAAAGGCATATGGACTAATTAATCAATTTTTAGTCAATAATTCCGAAAAGGTACTCAACCTATCTATTATCGAAGAGATTAAAAACACACTGCCCAATTTTCCTAGGAAAAAAAGAATGATCTTTTCCGAGAAGATCAAACCGAGTGTAAACAAAGAAAATTTATCCCGTAAAATTGAGATCGTAACTCAGAAATTAACAAGAAATAATTGGAGACCGCGTGCAAAAAGAAATCTTCAAGAGCAAAAAAATCAATTGGTCTACACTCAATACATTGCCGAAATTGAAAGCAGAAAATGTAAACTCAATACGCATTTAAAGGATTATGGATTGGATTGTACCCAAATCCCGCAAAAAATTGTAGACTATTGGTTAAATATCGACAACGTATCTGAGAATGTACGTTTTGCGGCCAAAATTAAAGCCGAAAGAGCGGATTGCAAAAAGCGTCTCAAAGACTTAGAAAACAAAAAAGGCCCCAAAACTGGAGAAATGGCTACTTTTTTGGCGAAAGACATTATTAATCTAATTGTAGAAAAAAACACAAAAGCACGGGTGACTAGCGTATATTACGATATCATTCAAGAATGTCTGGCCTACTATGCTGTGCGAGATAAAAAGGAACGGTTCCTGGCTGTCATCGGCGAACTGGACATTTTAAGTAAGCCACACGGACACCCATTTCTAGCTTCCCTGAATATTCCTTCAATTAGGAACACCCATGAATTCTATGAAAAATATCTTGAGTATAAGAAAACAGAATGGCTAGAGCTTTTCTATAATGAAGGCCAAGGAGCCAATGCGAAAACTCAAATTTTGAGGCAGTCAGTCGATTCGCTTCCATATAGCTATCGTGAAAAATCCAGTTCAGATTTGGAATCCTGGCTGAAGCACTACACATCGGGCAAAGAAGAAAAAGACAAGGCCAAAATACCCGAATTGCCTGTAAACTTGTTCGACGCTGCCTTACGCGAAGAACTGGAAAAGAAGCTGGAAAAGCCCAAGCCTAACCTACCCATCCCCAAACTGGTTGAACTACTTTGTGAAGGGAAGCAATCCTTTTACAGCTACCCACGCCAGTACAAGGTGTACGGTGAGCAAGTGTCCATAACAATCGACCCAAACAACACATTTAAGCAACAATATGAAACAGCCTGCAAAAAGGCATTTTCAACAAAAAAACAAGAAAACCCTAGAACCCGCGAAGCGGATATAGAGCTTGTTTTCAAAAAGAGTATTCAAGGCAATGAAAAGCTAATTCGATACGAAGCTTTTAAAGACCAAGTGCTCTGCATTATGCTGCGAAATCAATTTCCCGAAGCCTTCGAAACCCTAAATTTATCAGCATTCGATCCTGAGGCTGATCAAAAACCATTGGACCGTACACAAACCCTAAAAGAAAAAATTAGGCTGAAAATAAGGTACAACGAGGAAGGGAATTATATCCCAAAGAATCAACAAAAAAACATAGAAAAAACCGTAATTCTGAATAACTGTAAACTGAAAGACTTCGGTAAATTGAGAAAAATTAGGCATGATAGGCGATTGCCCGAACTGCTGCAATATTATGACGCAGATGAAATAGATATGGATAACCTGAGTAGGGAACTGCAAGAATACACCGAAAACCAGGCTTTGATCATGGACAAGGTTTTTGCTCTTGAAGAAGCCGTATTGCGGAAAGCCAAAGAAGAAAACACCTTGCACAGTCTCTTGGCTACTGGCAATCACAATCAAGTACAACACAAACCCTACATAGATTGGTTGAAGCAAAGGGTACCGTGCGAACACTACGAGTTTTTGAATAAAATGCGGAACAAATTTTCTCACAATCAGTTTCCCAATAAAAGTTTGGCTGCTCAAACCATCCCTATGCTGAGCCACACGCATATCTGTAGACAGCTGTACGAAAAATACGAGAGTGTGGTAGACGAAATTTTGAATAAATTGCAAAACCGTGGATAA